The Epilithonimonas zeae genome contains a region encoding:
- a CDS encoding helix-turn-helix domain-containing protein, producing the protein MLTLTVQHPNMMTIKLNCRKSFLFRLVTLCTIILMTFPKAQNPEAFNQIYTKTYLEISQKDFRKALKIADSLYNVSESPRYKAKSLMLSASLLQQSGEFKAAVDYAIKANDILDNTNEYVWKAKVSGFLATQYRHLGLYDQSKKYIDQTAEIIKYIDDPKLVNQTNGFLMQEKAYYELEQKKYRESIKMIDDASRYFSLSGQDNPFLTANNEQLLGLNYYHLKNYSKAMDYYQKALNKLNEMPDNFLTALVLNGMAQIHIAQKSPEKAKPLIDKAQLLAEESPYLSLKNEIYQSSQQYYALTKDIEKLELTKRKQDSVKEKISGKTSAFINDSFTNLKKDSEKKQQQSEQKNVLIAVALFLLTVIIGCFIIYRRRQKEKFVKIQQILKEFEETNTPTMFESDIPEVNVFSRDEAILSQQSDDIETETQALMTPATEKKILGKLEKFEQSTLFTRNNVSLPYVAAYCSTNTKYLSFVVNNYKKKDFKNYINELRVKHIIHKLKNDSRYHKYKISSLADEAGFSSQSKFAAAFRKVTDVSPSEFLDHLRSQHLN; encoded by the coding sequence ATGTTAACTTTGACAGTTCAACACCCTAATATGATGACTATTAAATTAAATTGCCGGAAGAGTTTTCTTTTCCGTTTAGTAACTCTTTGTACAATTATTTTAATGACCTTCCCAAAGGCCCAAAACCCAGAGGCTTTTAATCAGATTTACACCAAAACATATCTTGAAATATCTCAAAAAGATTTTAGAAAAGCATTAAAAATAGCTGATTCTCTATATAATGTTTCCGAAAGTCCTCGCTATAAAGCCAAGAGCCTTATGCTTTCAGCTTCATTGCTTCAACAATCCGGAGAATTTAAAGCAGCAGTTGATTATGCTATAAAAGCTAACGACATATTGGATAACACAAATGAATATGTATGGAAAGCAAAGGTATCAGGTTTTCTTGCTACCCAGTATAGACATCTTGGACTTTATGACCAGTCAAAAAAATATATAGATCAAACAGCCGAGATTATAAAATACATCGATGACCCAAAACTTGTCAATCAAACAAACGGCTTTCTTATGCAGGAGAAAGCTTACTATGAGCTTGAGCAAAAAAAATATCGTGAATCTATAAAAATGATTGATGATGCCTCACGCTATTTTAGTCTTAGCGGACAGGATAATCCATTTCTTACAGCTAATAATGAACAGCTTTTGGGTTTGAATTACTATCACCTGAAAAATTATTCAAAGGCCATGGACTATTATCAAAAAGCTTTGAATAAATTGAATGAAATGCCGGACAACTTCCTGACAGCCTTGGTTCTGAACGGAATGGCGCAGATCCATATTGCACAGAAAAGTCCCGAAAAAGCCAAACCTTTGATTGATAAAGCGCAGTTGCTTGCTGAAGAATCACCCTACCTCAGCTTAAAAAATGAAATTTATCAAAGTTCTCAGCAATATTACGCTTTAACCAAGGATATTGAAAAACTGGAATTAACCAAACGCAAACAAGACTCTGTTAAAGAAAAAATAAGCGGCAAAACCTCCGCTTTTATTAATGATTCCTTTACAAACCTGAAAAAAGACTCTGAAAAAAAACAGCAGCAATCAGAACAGAAAAATGTATTGATTGCTGTAGCGCTTTTCTTACTAACCGTTATTATTGGCTGTTTTATTATTTACAGAAGGCGCCAGAAAGAAAAATTTGTAAAAATACAGCAGATCTTAAAGGAATTTGAAGAGACAAACACTCCAACAATGTTCGAATCTGACATTCCAGAAGTAAATGTTTTTTCCAGGGATGAGGCTATTCTGTCTCAACAATCAGATGACATTGAAACGGAAACTCAGGCCTTAATGACTCCGGCTACCGAAAAGAAAATCTTAGGAAAGCTTGAAAAGTTTGAACAGTCTACGTTATTTACCCGAAATAATGTATCTCTTCCATATGTTGCAGCTTATTGCAGCACTAATACTAAGTACCTATCTTTTGTAGTTAATAATTACAAAAAGAAAGATTTTAAGAACTATATTAATGAATTGAGGGTTAAACACATTATCCATAAACTAAAAAATGATAGTCGATATCATAAGTACAAAATTTCCAGCTTGGCTGATGAGGCAGGTTTTTCATCTCAAAGTAAGTTTGCAGCAGCATTTAGGAAGGTTACTGATGTCTCGCCTTCCGAATTCCTTGATCATCTTCGGTCACAGCATTTGAATTGA